In the Pyrolobus fumarii 1A genome, one interval contains:
- the pyrB gene encoding aspartate carbamoyltransferase: MGTFKGRDVISILDFNREELEMLFEEADRFERMLHEGHVPRLLEGRILALAFFEPSTRTRLSFEAAMKRLGGETIGFTSEEAISVAKGESFADTIRMLDAYADAIVVRHKFEGAALYAAEVAEHPVINAGDGKQHHPTQAMLDLYTVRKLFGSPDGLVYGVLGDLRYSRAAISFLYGLTLFKPRMVYLISPPQLRVREEVREVLRERGLKMQEVERLEDVIQELDVLYVVRIQRERFPDPMEYERVRGSYRVTPDIVSKGKDTLRVLHPLPKVDEIDPRVDTMPQAAYFYQARLGVPLRMALLYLILGGEKA, from the coding sequence GTGGGCACGTTTAAAGGCCGTGATGTTATCAGCATACTGGACTTCAACCGCGAAGAACTCGAGATGTTATTCGAGGAGGCTGATCGTTTCGAGAGGATGTTGCACGAGGGTCATGTGCCGCGGCTACTGGAGGGTCGTATACTTGCTCTCGCTTTCTTTGAGCCATCTACTCGTACTCGATTGAGCTTCGAAGCAGCTATGAAGAGACTTGGCGGCGAGACAATAGGGTTTACCTCTGAAGAGGCAATTAGTGTTGCCAAGGGGGAATCATTCGCTGATACCATCAGGATGCTCGACGCGTATGCTGATGCTATAGTTGTTAGACATAAGTTTGAGGGTGCAGCACTATATGCGGCTGAGGTTGCAGAACATCCCGTCATAAACGCTGGTGACGGAAAACAACATCATCCGACGCAAGCTATGCTCGACCTATACACGGTTAGAAAGCTATTCGGTAGTCCGGACGGACTTGTTTATGGTGTGCTTGGCGACCTTCGATATAGTAGAGCCGCTATTAGCTTCCTATATGGTTTGACGCTGTTCAAGCCACGCATGGTTTACCTTATCTCGCCGCCACAGCTTCGCGTTCGTGAAGAGGTTCGTGAGGTGCTGCGCGAACGTGGATTGAAAATGCAAGAAGTTGAGAGGCTCGAAGATGTGATACAAGAGCTTGATGTTCTCTACGTTGTCCGGATTCAGCGCGAGAGATTCCCAGACCCCATGGAGTATGAGAGAGTTCGAGGCAGCTACCGTGTAACTCCAGATATTGTGTCGAAAGGTAAGGATACGCTACGTGTGCTCCACCCTCTACCGAAGGTTGATGAGATAGACCCGCGTGTCGACACTATGCCTCAAGCAGCCTATTTCTACCAAGCTAGACTTGGTGTACCCCTACGCATGGCACTTCTCTATCTCATACTCGGGGGTGAGAAGGCGTGA
- a CDS encoding orotidine 5'-phosphate decarboxylase / HUMPS family protein encodes MKLEEYASRVIVAFDPPRSADVDEWLQARVNVLRGRVAGFKVGWPLLLRAGIDRVYNIFSRLEGLRVLDLKLADIGHVMRLVLEDIVDAFDAVIAHAFVGVEGALDELSEFLSERGARLILVYSMSHPGARATLDTCRDVVDKVVQRVKPWGLVVPATRPEVIREARGRYPDIVLVSPGVGAQGAEPGSAICAGADYEIIGRAIAWADDPVLSLRTLAERGVEKLRECIMGKR; translated from the coding sequence CTGAAACTTGAAGAGTATGCATCCCGTGTTATTGTTGCTTTTGATCCTCCGCGTAGTGCTGATGTGGATGAATGGCTCCAAGCAAGAGTCAATGTGCTGCGTGGGCGGGTGGCGGGTTTCAAGGTTGGTTGGCCTTTGCTACTACGTGCCGGCATAGACAGGGTGTACAATATTTTCAGCAGGCTTGAAGGTCTGCGTGTGCTTGACCTAAAACTAGCTGATATAGGTCACGTTATGAGACTTGTCCTAGAGGATATCGTTGATGCATTCGATGCTGTAATAGCGCATGCATTTGTTGGTGTTGAGGGTGCGCTTGACGAGCTTTCAGAGTTTCTGTCTGAGAGGGGGGCCAGGCTTATACTAGTATACTCGATGAGTCATCCAGGTGCAAGAGCGACACTAGACACTTGTAGAGACGTTGTAGACAAGGTAGTTCAGAGGGTTAAACCTTGGGGGCTCGTTGTACCAGCTACACGCCCCGAGGTTATCAGGGAAGCAAGAGGCCGTTATCCTGACATAGTGTTGGTATCGCCGGGCGTGGGGGCTCAGGGTGCTGAGCCTGGCTCGGCTATCTGTGCTGGTGCGGACTATGAGATAATCGGGCGTGCTATTGCATGGGCGGATGATCCGGTTTTGTCACTTAGAACGCTGGCGGAAAGGGGTGTTGAAAAGCTCAGGGAATGTATTATGGGCAAGCGTTAA
- the cutA gene encoding divalent-cation tolerance protein CutA, whose protein sequence is MSVVVVFITAPKGKGEEIAGKIIESRLAACANVISGVKSVYWWKGKVERDEEDLIVLKTVEERLDELIEFVKRVHPYEVPEVIAVKVVKGLQEYLVWVENEVREA, encoded by the coding sequence TTGAGCGTTGTTGTAGTGTTCATTACAGCGCCGAAGGGTAAGGGTGAGGAGATAGCAGGCAAGATAATCGAATCTAGGCTTGCGGCTTGTGCCAACGTGATTAGTGGCGTCAAGAGTGTGTACTGGTGGAAGGGTAAGGTTGAGCGCGATGAAGAGGATCTAATAGTACTTAAGACTGTTGAGGAGAGATTGGATGAGCTCATAGAGTTTGTCAAGCGTGTGCATCCGTATGAGGTTCCTGAGGTAATCGCAGTCAAGGTCGTAAAGGGTTTGCAAGAGTATCTCGTGTGGGTTGAGAACGAGGTGAGAGAAGCCTGA
- the argF gene encoding ornithine carbamoyltransferase, whose protein sequence is MRSLAGRHLLWLGDFEPWEIRRFVEVGLELKRRYYAGERIIPVLRGKSVALIFEKPSTRTRVSMELAVWQLGGYPVVLNANEMQLSRGEPVKDTARVLSRYVDAIAARVKKHETLEEMARYSSVPVINMLSDFSHPLQALADVMTIWERFGRVEGVSVSYVGDCGNNVAHSLLLASVALGAKVRLGCPREYRPDARVLRAAEEMSAKSGGSFEIYDDPAEAVRGADVVYTDVWVSMGQEGEAEVRREKLRPYQVNEELMRLASRNAVFMHCLPARRGEEVTEDVIESPRSIVWEQAENRLHVQKAVLALILGGLS, encoded by the coding sequence GTGAGGAGTCTCGCCGGTCGGCATTTGCTATGGCTTGGCGATTTCGAGCCCTGGGAGATAAGGCGATTTGTGGAGGTAGGGTTGGAGCTCAAGCGTAGATACTATGCGGGTGAGCGGATAATCCCTGTATTGCGTGGCAAATCTGTAGCCCTGATCTTCGAGAAACCTAGTACAAGAACCCGTGTTAGTATGGAGTTAGCCGTCTGGCAACTTGGAGGTTATCCAGTGGTGCTTAATGCTAACGAGATGCAGCTCTCTAGAGGCGAGCCCGTGAAGGACACGGCACGTGTACTGTCTAGGTATGTTGATGCAATAGCTGCTAGAGTGAAGAAGCATGAGACGCTTGAAGAGATGGCGAGGTATTCGAGTGTCCCAGTGATAAATATGCTGAGCGATTTTTCACACCCGCTTCAGGCGCTCGCCGATGTAATGACGATATGGGAGCGTTTCGGGCGTGTCGAGGGTGTATCGGTAAGCTATGTGGGTGATTGTGGGAACAATGTCGCGCATAGCTTGCTACTGGCTAGCGTCGCGCTTGGCGCGAAGGTGCGGCTAGGCTGTCCACGGGAATACAGGCCGGATGCGCGTGTGTTGCGTGCAGCGGAGGAGATGAGTGCGAAAAGCGGCGGTAGCTTTGAGATATATGATGATCCCGCCGAGGCTGTTAGAGGCGCCGACGTAGTCTATACTGATGTGTGGGTTAGTATGGGTCAAGAGGGTGAGGCAGAGGTTAGACGGGAGAAGTTACGTCCGTACCAAGTCAATGAGGAGCTAATGAGGTTAGCCTCGAGAAACGCTGTGTTCATGCACTGTCTTCCCGCTAGACGTGGTGAAGAGGTAACAGAGGATGTTATCGAGAGCCCGAGAAGTATAGTGTGGGAGCAGGCGGAGAACAGGCTACACGTCCAGAAAGCAGTATTAGCGCTTATTCTGGGCGGACTCTCCTAA
- a CDS encoding STT3 domain-containing protein, with protein sequence MAVRQIFRAMDKFGERLASGKLRLVLYTSILVLSVILAVMLRGLAWPVWVKYGVYIDAFDPWIEYWTAKYLYTHGLSSWWDLRPPNPDVMKFWYPWGRDFTRSSYPLVPMLIASTYPLVSWMLSFEQWAAWVPPLAGAALVIVVSWLLYRRYGLLAGVTGALLTAMLPASLDRTLLGFIEKEGVVLPLVILSVYLMSRSLDNLDNPVKRRVYAFAAGLAGALVGLGWGGYLLPVFVAALSVVLLPAAGIRVKREYIDIPILYWVGLLPAMLFSRWRGIGAMIGMPGGVLLAAAAGVIVLAYLYDMVEKRRTRFTNVLRTVLNSPVRYTLATVSLLTIVFIVGVFTGIMPARSAFLLLPGALKTVIVEQRGPLVESIAEHAADPVKAINEATLMAVLFALLGIIYLAYRVLMRGVAGDIPVLVATSVGYYAMFNAAYFLQTGGVFTALAAAALLGVASEYLTPGAQRGRRRVHTVESQSVVRVLAVVVAVLLVLNAGISVALKSPLYATRLPLVLTSGVSTTAYIPSWYMFLKYINTSTPSDTVVVSWWDYGYWLSVVGDRASLADGATMNATQISLLARILVGDYHEAVKLLEKLKCRPNRTLIVAYGLYQLVRQGDRVVAMLLPTAGDLPKSYWMIRIGGLPLNEYIGDIPVNVGGNTVTVRTFNVYSEAFQNALLYRLLFQAPLMLNEENVVKFVDKRIESIVDGAEIVPALAIPLRGNQVAIVELQGSATRLLAVPEGFRHAVVSAYPLMASGNTVVAVIVAAFEWTG encoded by the coding sequence GTGGCGGTGAGGCAAATCTTCAGGGCGATGGACAAGTTCGGTGAGAGACTAGCATCGGGAAAGTTAAGGCTGGTACTCTATACCTCTATACTCGTACTTTCTGTCATACTTGCAGTGATGCTTAGGGGGCTGGCCTGGCCAGTATGGGTGAAATACGGAGTCTATATTGACGCGTTTGACCCGTGGATAGAATACTGGACTGCAAAGTATCTGTACACGCATGGTTTGAGCTCCTGGTGGGACCTGAGACCGCCGAACCCCGATGTGATGAAGTTCTGGTACCCATGGGGTCGAGACTTTACGAGATCCTCATACCCCCTAGTCCCCATGTTAATCGCGTCAACCTATCCACTAGTGTCGTGGATGCTTAGTTTCGAGCAATGGGCTGCATGGGTGCCTCCCCTCGCCGGCGCAGCCCTCGTTATAGTAGTCTCGTGGCTACTGTACAGAAGGTATGGTTTGCTCGCTGGGGTGACCGGCGCGTTACTGACTGCAATGCTTCCAGCGTCACTTGATAGAACGCTCCTCGGCTTCATAGAGAAGGAGGGCGTTGTACTCCCCCTCGTGATACTCTCGGTATACTTAATGTCGCGTAGTCTAGACAACCTCGATAACCCGGTGAAACGCAGAGTCTATGCATTCGCAGCTGGACTTGCTGGCGCGCTGGTAGGCCTAGGATGGGGTGGCTACCTGCTACCCGTGTTTGTAGCTGCACTCTCAGTTGTTCTACTCCCCGCGGCAGGGATACGAGTCAAGAGAGAGTACATCGACATACCAATCCTATACTGGGTTGGCCTACTACCAGCTATGCTCTTCTCTAGATGGCGCGGCATAGGCGCTATGATCGGTATGCCTGGTGGCGTTCTGCTAGCAGCTGCGGCAGGCGTGATTGTACTCGCATACCTCTACGACATGGTTGAAAAAAGACGTACAAGATTCACGAATGTGTTACGCACCGTATTGAACTCGCCAGTGCGCTATACTCTCGCAACCGTCTCGCTGCTGACAATAGTGTTCATTGTAGGCGTGTTTACGGGTATAATGCCAGCTAGGTCGGCATTCTTGCTACTACCAGGTGCACTCAAGACAGTCATAGTAGAGCAGCGAGGCCCGCTTGTCGAGTCTATAGCGGAGCATGCAGCAGACCCTGTCAAGGCTATTAACGAGGCTACACTAATGGCTGTGCTCTTCGCGCTTCTCGGCATAATATATCTTGCATATCGCGTGCTTATGCGTGGTGTAGCGGGCGACATCCCGGTACTGGTTGCAACATCTGTAGGATACTATGCGATGTTCAACGCAGCATACTTCCTCCAGACGGGTGGTGTTTTCACTGCGCTTGCTGCTGCCGCTCTCCTCGGAGTTGCTAGTGAATACCTAACGCCTGGGGCACAGCGTGGACGCAGAAGAGTCCACACTGTTGAATCGCAAAGTGTGGTCAGGGTACTCGCCGTAGTCGTAGCTGTGCTTCTCGTGCTAAACGCTGGCATCAGTGTTGCTCTAAAATCGCCGCTCTACGCCACGCGGCTCCCGCTGGTGCTAACCTCCGGTGTATCCACAACAGCCTACATACCATCGTGGTACATGTTCCTCAAGTATATCAATACGAGCACGCCGTCAGACACAGTAGTCGTCTCGTGGTGGGACTATGGTTACTGGTTGAGTGTTGTTGGCGATAGGGCCTCGTTAGCAGATGGCGCGACAATGAATGCTACCCAGATTAGTCTACTTGCGAGGATACTTGTTGGCGACTATCATGAAGCCGTTAAGCTGCTCGAGAAGCTAAAGTGTAGACCTAACAGGACGTTGATAGTAGCATATGGGCTCTACCAGCTGGTTAGGCAGGGCGATAGAGTCGTAGCTATGTTGTTGCCGACTGCAGGCGACCTACCCAAATCATACTGGATGATAAGAATTGGCGGGCTACCCCTCAACGAGTATATAGGCGATATCCCGGTAAACGTTGGAGGCAACACAGTCACAGTTAGAACGTTTAACGTCTATAGTGAGGCTTTCCAGAATGCCTTGTTGTACAGGTTGTTGTTCCAAGCGCCACTAATGTTGAACGAGGAAAATGTGGTCAAGTTTGTCGATAAGCGTATAGAGAGTATAGTAGATGGTGCCGAGATAGTGCCTGCGCTCGCTATACCACTTAGAGGCAACCAAGTTGCGATAGTTGAGTTGCAAGGGTCTGCGACAAGGCTTCTAGCTGTGCCAGAAGGGTTCCGACATGCAGTGGTGTCAGCATATCCGTTGATGGCATCTGGTAACACGGTCGTTGCTGTCATAGTGGCAGCTTTCGAGTGGACCGGTTAA
- a CDS encoding nicotinamide-nucleotide adenylyltransferase, with translation MVRRTLFFGRFQPFHLGHLMVVKWALEERKYDEIVIMVGMASESHTPRNPFTAGERIWMIREALREAGIDLSRIITATLPTMEVHVGAAHYVLTHVPPVESIITRNPVIARVFREAGIKVEKPPAFNRNELRGEHIRRLIAAGGAWEHLVPPAVVRIIREIDGVARIREITTED, from the coding sequence TTGGTTAGACGCACGTTGTTCTTCGGGCGCTTCCAGCCATTCCATCTCGGCCACCTCATGGTCGTCAAGTGGGCTCTAGAGGAGCGAAAATACGATGAGATAGTCATAATGGTAGGCATGGCGAGCGAGAGTCACACCCCCCGCAACCCTTTCACCGCAGGTGAACGCATCTGGATGATACGCGAAGCTCTACGAGAAGCTGGCATCGACTTATCAAGGATCATAACAGCGACATTGCCGACCATGGAGGTGCATGTAGGTGCTGCCCATTACGTGTTAACCCACGTACCGCCCGTTGAATCAATAATAACGAGGAACCCTGTGATAGCACGTGTTTTCCGCGAGGCTGGCATCAAAGTTGAGAAGCCTCCCGCTTTTAACCGTAACGAGCTTAGAGGCGAGCACATTCGTCGTCTTATAGCAGCAGGTGGAGCATGGGAGCACCTAGTACCACCCGCCGTTGTGAGAATAATCAGGGAGATAGATGGGGTTGCACGCATAAGGGAAATCACAACTGAAGATTAG
- a CDS encoding ATP-NAD kinase family protein, with protein MARILFLVNPIAGLGGPRGLRGTDEDIGRRLLLEYRSEPPAYARARRFLARLRKLGCVKKIMSVAGGMGAELARSEGFDVEVVYESREWPTRSTDTVSAVMEGISKGVDIVVFVGGDGTARLVADALVKMNAIDRIVVLGVPAGVKMYSSIFGVNPEAAADALCNFLVGRAVACEGEVVDVDEEAFRRDELRLKLYALVKSICAPGVVGISKQPSISTSEEEENKLAIARYIVERMEKCSLYILGPGSTVAAIAKVLGKPKTLLGVDVYHGHVPVALNVDEETLYKLVTNHPGKKYIIVTPIGGQGFILGRGNQQISPRVIRAVGVDNVIVVATWSKIRSLRYRLRVDTGDPELDDALRGYRRVVVDYNEEVVAKVE; from the coding sequence GTGGCACGCATACTATTCTTGGTAAACCCTATTGCGGGGTTAGGAGGGCCTAGAGGATTACGTGGTACTGATGAGGATATTGGTAGAAGGTTGTTGCTAGAGTATCGTAGCGAGCCTCCAGCTTACGCTCGTGCAAGGAGATTCCTTGCGAGGTTGAGAAAGCTAGGGTGTGTCAAGAAGATAATGTCTGTGGCTGGCGGCATGGGTGCCGAGTTGGCTCGTAGTGAGGGTTTTGACGTAGAAGTTGTTTACGAGTCTCGTGAGTGGCCTACGCGTAGCACGGACACAGTTTCTGCCGTTATGGAGGGAATCAGCAAAGGCGTAGACATTGTAGTGTTTGTCGGTGGCGATGGTACGGCTAGGCTTGTTGCGGACGCGCTCGTTAAAATGAATGCGATTGACCGGATAGTTGTGTTGGGTGTCCCGGCTGGAGTCAAGATGTACAGCTCGATATTCGGTGTAAACCCTGAGGCTGCAGCAGATGCACTGTGTAACTTCCTTGTTGGCCGGGCTGTTGCGTGTGAAGGTGAGGTGGTCGATGTTGATGAGGAGGCTTTTAGGCGAGACGAGCTGCGTCTAAAGCTATACGCGCTAGTAAAGAGCATATGTGCGCCAGGTGTTGTCGGTATATCGAAGCAGCCTAGTATATCAACTAGTGAGGAAGAGGAGAACAAGCTAGCCATAGCGAGATACATTGTCGAGCGAATGGAGAAGTGTAGTCTTTACATATTAGGCCCGGGGTCGACTGTAGCAGCGATTGCTAAAGTACTAGGTAAGCCGAAGACATTACTCGGTGTTGATGTGTATCATGGCCATGTTCCAGTGGCGCTTAACGTTGACGAGGAGACGCTTTACAAACTGGTTACGAACCATCCAGGAAAGAAGTACATAATAGTCACGCCTATAGGAGGGCAGGGTTTCATATTAGGTAGAGGAAATCAACAAATATCTCCACGTGTGATACGCGCCGTTGGAGTAGACAATGTGATAGTGGTTGCTACTTGGAGTAAGATTCGCTCACTTCGTTACAGGTTAAGGGTGGATACTGGCGATCCAGAGTTAGACGACGCTCTTAGAGGGTATAGGCGTGTGGTGGTCGATTATAACGAGGAAGTTGTTGCTAAGGTTGAGTAG
- a CDS encoding rhomboid family intramembrane serine protease: MAIPIEDTNVYLHRPLVNPLLIAVNVAIFIIGVLAPGLLGAHSYNEIVLKYGLVPFLLVNGVELHRLLTHMFLHGGLDHLLGNMLFLYIFGDNIEATMGPARYLAFYVIGGLVAVAFHVLSIAMMPPEALLNYRSFTGVDPWLVPAIGASGAISAVLGAYLLLYPRSLIRALVFWLIFPMPVVVPAGVFILFWFIYQLFMGMATLTGGLPTGVAFWAHIGGFIAGIALTPLFVDKKRVAAYRLLLQLRGFHDIF; the protein is encoded by the coding sequence TTGGCAATACCGATCGAAGATACGAACGTCTACCTGCATCGCCCACTTGTCAATCCACTACTGATAGCCGTCAATGTCGCGATTTTCATTATTGGCGTGTTAGCTCCCGGTCTACTAGGTGCACATTCTTACAACGAGATCGTGCTCAAGTATGGCCTTGTACCCTTCCTCCTGGTAAACGGTGTTGAGCTACACCGTCTACTAACACACATGTTTCTCCATGGCGGCTTAGACCATCTCCTAGGCAACATGCTATTCCTATACATCTTTGGTGACAACATCGAGGCTACCATGGGACCAGCTAGGTATCTCGCCTTCTACGTTATTGGCGGGTTAGTTGCCGTGGCCTTCCACGTGTTAAGCATCGCCATGATGCCCCCGGAAGCTCTCCTAAACTACCGTTCGTTTACTGGCGTGGATCCATGGCTTGTGCCAGCAATCGGCGCGAGCGGTGCAATATCAGCCGTACTCGGTGCATACCTGCTACTCTATCCTCGTTCGTTGATAAGAGCATTGGTATTCTGGTTGATCTTCCCTATGCCAGTGGTAGTACCCGCAGGAGTCTTCATACTATTCTGGTTCATCTACCAGCTTTTCATGGGTATGGCCACGTTAACCGGTGGACTGCCAACAGGTGTCGCCTTCTGGGCCCACATCGGCGGCTTCATAGCCGGGATTGCATTAACACCGCTCTTCGTCGACAAGAAGCGCGTCGCCGCATACAGGTTGCTCCTCCAGCTCAGAGGGTTCCATGACATCTTCTGA
- a CDS encoding protoheme IX farnesyltransferase has protein sequence MAIAVSCCKLEMRLMLARLGGHLAIVEALKLTKPLQTMMLLVGMYAGFYAGGGIVKPLWFHILIGLLGFLAIAATTAVNMVYDVDIDSIMERTRNRPLPRGVFSRQRVLILATITIVLTAITSCILVNVYYAAAIVIGYLSDIYAYTLLTKRHTWLSVFAGSIAGASPAVGGYAAARGYVDVDGLLIGALIVAWIPAHIWSLVIHYDEDYRRARIPMLPVIKGYRVGVVGSTLSIVLTVAIATAIYVRGLMSPEFYIAGVAAGSAAVLMLLRRCRPGSCIKTFRVVNMVLMLFLLGAVLSSIL, from the coding sequence TTGGCTATAGCAGTCTCCTGCTGCAAACTTGAGATGAGACTCATGTTGGCGAGGCTGGGTGGACACCTAGCAATTGTAGAAGCGTTGAAGTTGACAAAGCCTTTGCAAACTATGATGCTCCTTGTAGGGATGTACGCCGGCTTCTACGCGGGTGGTGGTATCGTCAAACCGCTATGGTTTCACATACTGATAGGTCTGCTCGGTTTCCTCGCGATAGCTGCTACGACCGCAGTCAACATGGTGTATGATGTTGACATTGATAGTATCATGGAGCGTACACGTAACAGGCCGTTGCCTCGAGGCGTATTTAGTAGGCAGCGGGTGCTCATTCTGGCGACAATCACAATAGTGTTGACAGCAATAACATCTTGTATACTTGTTAACGTCTACTATGCGGCTGCGATAGTAATAGGTTATCTTTCAGACATCTATGCGTATACTCTCCTTACGAAAAGACATACATGGCTAAGTGTGTTTGCAGGTTCGATTGCGGGGGCTTCACCAGCCGTTGGGGGCTATGCTGCTGCAAGGGGTTATGTTGATGTTGATGGTCTGCTTATAGGTGCTCTGATAGTTGCGTGGATACCTGCGCACATCTGGTCACTAGTGATACATTATGATGAAGATTATAGGCGTGCACGAATACCAATGCTTCCAGTGATCAAAGGGTATAGGGTAGGTGTGGTAGGCTCTACGTTGAGTATAGTGTTGACAGTTGCTATAGCAACTGCCATATACGTTAGAGGGCTCATGAGCCCGGAGTTCTATATCGCGGGTGTTGCTGCGGGTAGCGCTGCTGTGTTAATGCTATTGAGAAGGTGTAGGCCGGGCAGTTGCATTAAGACGTTTAGAGTGGTTAATATGGTGCTTATGCTCTTTCTCCTAGGCGCGGTGCTGTCTAGTATTCTCTGA
- the moaA gene encoding GTP 3',8-cyclase MoaA, with translation MPLWDRYGRPLLNVRFVVTLRCNFRCFFCHSEGMEPRDREEMKPEDYAIVSEAAKRVGVISYKITGGEPLVRHDILEVVKALHAYNPRAEISMTTNAYFLARYAQGLAEYGVRRVNVSLHSLRPERFRAITGVDGLKNVLDGLFAAHEAGLGIKINVVALRGLNTDEIEDLIDFAAKINAKLQIIELHPVNIDKNTFDKFHEPYTQIIKRLEKRTRHIKYRSDLHNRVILEMDNGVEVEVVGPVGNPVFCAGCTRVRITPYGEVTACLNRGYRRVEFLSAIRKATDFDEAVNAVIEAFRSINALREPFYIYRRETPSSPRTKKSFRIYLPKRSGTIPSSVEQLLLEEWIALREY, from the coding sequence GTGCCCCTTTGGGATAGATACGGGCGTCCATTACTGAACGTACGGTTTGTGGTCACGCTAAGATGCAACTTTCGTTGCTTCTTTTGCCACTCGGAGGGTATGGAGCCGCGCGATAGGGAAGAGATGAAACCTGAGGATTACGCGATCGTCTCTGAGGCGGCTAAACGCGTTGGTGTCATAAGCTATAAGATAACTGGCGGAGAGCCCCTGGTACGTCATGATATACTCGAGGTCGTGAAGGCTCTACATGCTTACAATCCTAGGGCCGAGATATCTATGACGACTAACGCGTACTTCCTAGCTAGGTATGCACAGGGTCTTGCAGAGTACGGTGTGAGACGGGTTAACGTTAGCTTACACTCGCTTAGACCGGAAAGGTTTCGCGCGATAACTGGCGTCGATGGCCTCAAGAACGTACTAGATGGTTTGTTCGCTGCACACGAGGCAGGATTAGGCATAAAAATCAATGTAGTTGCCCTGCGCGGCTTAAACACAGATGAGATAGAGGACCTGATAGACTTCGCTGCCAAGATTAACGCTAAGCTCCAGATTATAGAGCTACACCCAGTCAATATCGATAAGAATACGTTTGACAAGTTCCACGAGCCTTACACCCAGATAATCAAAAGGCTGGAGAAGCGCACTAGGCACATTAAGTATAGAAGCGACCTTCACAATCGAGTGATATTAGAAATGGATAACGGCGTTGAAGTAGAGGTTGTCGGGCCAGTGGGTAACCCCGTTTTTTGTGCAGGGTGCACAAGGGTGCGCATCACGCCCTATGGAGAGGTAACAGCTTGCTTGAACCGCGGTTATAGGCGTGTAGAGTTTCTAAGCGCTATCCGCAAAGCCACCGACTTTGACGAAGCTGTAAATGCCGTCATAGAGGCGTTCCGCTCTATAAACGCACTGCGCGAACCCTTCTACATCTATAGGAGAGAGACTCCCTCCTCACCTCGAACAAAGAAGAGTTTTCGAATATACCTGCCGAAGAGGAGCGGCACCATACCAAGCAGTGTCGAACAGCTGCTACTAGAGGAGTGGATAGCTCTCAGAGAATACTAG